Within the Candidatus Omnitrophota bacterium genome, the region AGATAGACCGAAAGGGAGCATCGTGATAAAGAAGAACCATGCAGAGGGAAATCCCGCTGCCAAGTGGGTTTCATACAGTCCGGATATCAAGATCATGGACTGTACCATTCGCGACGGCGGCTTGATGAACAACCATGCCTTTGATGACGAGGTAGTGAAAGCTGTTTACAAGGCCTGCGCCGAGGGCGGGATCGATTATATGGAGATCGGGTATAAGAACTCCAAGCGACTTTTTTCTGCGGATGAGCACGGGGCTTGGAAATTCTGCGCTGAGGAAGATATGCGCCGTGTCCTGGGCGAAAACGATACGGATCTCAAGATTTCAGCCATGGCAGATGCGGAAAAATGCGATTACAAGGAAGACATCTTGCCGCGGAAAGACAGTGTGCTGGATATGATCCGGGTGGCCTGCTATGTGCACCAAATTCCGCTGGCTCTGGACATGATCAAGGATGCCCACGACAAGGGCTATGAAACGACGATCAATATGATGGCGGTGTCGATTGTTCCGGAACGGGAAATTGATGAAGCGCTGGAGCTTTTGGCGAAGTCCGAGGTGGAAACATTTTATGTGGTTGATAGTTTTGGCGCTTTGTACAGCGAGCAGGCCCATTTTCTTTTGGACAAGTACATGAAGTATGCCAAGCCTGCCGGCAAACAGGTGGGTATGCACGCGCACAATAACCAGCAGCTCGCCTTTGCGAATACCGTGGAAGCGGTCATCAAGGGAGCGACGATGTTGGATGCCAGCATGGCGGGCCTTGGCCGCGGAGCAGGGAATTGCTTAACCGAGCTCCTGATGGGCTTTCTGCATAACCCCAAATACCGTCTCCGGCCGGTTCTCAAATGCATCCAGGAGACGATCGAGCCCATGCGCCAAGACCTGATGTGGGGCTTCGATATTCCGTATATGCTGACGGGTCAAATGAATCAGCATCCGCGTACAGCCATCAAGTTTAACGCCGGCGAGGAAAGGGGCAATTATGTCCGCTTCCTCGACATGATGAGCGACGAGGAATAGGCAGTACGGTTTTCTGCAGGGAGTTGGAAAGGGCTACCCAAAGCGGTAGCCCTTTTTGCATGCGGAGGCGATATGTTAATAACTTTATAAATACTTGATATGTATGCTCCTATATGGTAAGCTTTTCCCACCGATGTCTATCCAACCCGTGACCCGGAATCCTCCGGAAGCCC harbors:
- a CDS encoding aldolase catalytic domain-containing protein, which codes for MDCTIRDGGLMNNHAFDDEVVKAVYKACAEGGIDYMEIGYKNSKRLFSADEHGAWKFCAEEDMRRVLGENDTDLKISAMADAEKCDYKEDILPRKDSVLDMIRVACYVHQIPLALDMIKDAHDKGYETTINMMAVSIVPEREIDEALELLAKSEVETFYVVDSFGALYSEQAHFLLDKYMKYAKPAGKQVGMHAHNNQQLAFANTVEAVIKGATMLDASMAGLGRGAGNCLTELLMGFLHNPKYRLRPVLKCIQETIEPMRQDLMWGFDIPYMLTGQMNQHPRTAIKFNAGEERGNYVRFLDMMSDEE